GCGACGGTCCAGCGGGACGCGGTCGTGAAGGCGGAGCGCACGGTCACGAACGGGTTCCGGCTGCTGTCGGACGGCCGGTGGGTCAACGACCAGTTCGTCACGCCCACCTCGGACAGCAACTGCGCTTAGATTGGCCGCATGTTCTTCCGATGGCGGACGTCCCGCCGCAACGAGGTGACCACGTGCGCGTGCGAGCCCGAGTGGCCCGAGCTGCGCGCGACCCTCGACGGGCACGAGGTCCGCGGCGTCCCGTCCCCCGAGGGCAGCAGCCCGATGGTGCTGTTCCTCGGCCTGGTCGCCACCTGCGCCCGCTGCGGCGCGGTGTACCCGCACGGCTGGGCCGTCGCCGCTCGCGATTAGGCTCCCGGTCCGTGCTCACCGTCTCCACCGTGAACGTCAACGGCCTGCGCGCCGCCGCCAAGAAGGGCTACCTGGAGTGGCTCGCCGCGACCACGGCGGACGTGGTGTGCATCCAGGAGGTCCGCGCGGAACCCGGCCAGCTGACCGACGAGGTCCGCGCCCCGGAGGGCTGGCACACCGCCCACGCGCACTCGGAGCTCAAGGGCCGCAACGGTGTCGCGGTGCTCACGCGCGAGGCGCCGCAGGCGGTGCGCATCGGGTTCGGCGCGGCGGAGTTCGAGCACTCGGGCCGGTACGTGGAGGTCGAGCTGGCGGACGTCGTCGTCGGCAGCCTGTACCTGCCCAGCGGCGACGTCGGCACGCCCCGGCAGGACGAGAAGGAGCGGTTCATGGCCGCGTTCCTGCCGTACCTGGTGGAACTGCGCGAGAAGGCGGCGGCGGACGGCCGCGAGGTCGTGGTGTGCGGCGACTGGAACATCGCCCACCGCGAGGCGGACCTGAAGGCGTGGAAGACCAACCAGAAGTCGTCGGGCTTCCTGCCGTCCGAACGGGCGTGGCTGACCGACGTCTTCTCCTCCGGCTACGTCGACGTGGTGCGCTCCCTGCACCCGGACGTGGCGGGCCCGTACTCGTGGTGGTCCTACCGCGGCAAGGCCTTCGACAACGACTCCGGCTGGCGCATCGACTACCAGGTGGCGACCGAGGGCTTGGCGGCGCGGGCGACCAGTGCCGTGGTCGAGCGGGCGGCGACGTACGGCGAGCGGTGGTCGGACCACGCGCCGGTGACGGTGACTTATGCCTGAGTCGTTGGACGAGGTGCGGGCCGGGATCGACGCGATCGACGGCCAACTCGTGCGGTTGTTGGCGGAGCGCCAAGGGTTGGTCAAGGCGGCTGCGGCGTTCAAGAAAGACGAGGATGCCGTGCGGGCGCCTGATCGGGTTGCGCAGGTGATCGCCAAGGTGCGTGCCCGGGCCGAGGAGGTCGGGTTGGCGCCGGAGGTGGCCGAGGCGGTCTGGCGGGCCATGATCGGGGCGTTCATCGAGCTGGAGCTGGCCGAGCACCGGCGCTGAGCTGCACCGATCCACCCGACGGCCGACTTCGCTCGTTCGGCCCCGCTTCACGCCACGCTGGACGTGGCGGCCACGGCAGTCGGCACCGGTTACCGCGGGCTCGTCGCCGGACCGGGGTGGCCGCTGGTCGTCCGCGCCGACCTGGCCCCGAACTGCTCGTGGCCGGTCGACCACCGGTCCCGTGACTTCCCCGGGCTGCCATAAGGATCGGCACAGTGCCCAATATCACTCCAGTTCAGAGGCGGAATACGCGGGGCCTACTGTCGTTGACGTGACCGTGGACATCTCGATCACCCCGCCCGAGCCCCAGCCCAGCGCGGCGGCCATGCGCCGTGCCTTGCGCCGTGCCGCCGATGGTGCCGTCCTGGACGTGACCGAGGCATCGGTGTTGCTGCACGCGCGTGGTGAGGACCTGGACGCCCTGTTGGAGGCGGCCGGGCGGGTGCGGGACGCGCACCTGCTCGCCGAGGGGCGGCCCGGGGTGGTGACCTACAGCCGCAACGCGTTCATCCCGCTGACCCGGCTGTGTCGGGACCGTTGCCACTACTGCACGTTCGCGACCGTCCCGCACAAGCTGCCGGCTGCGTTCCTGGAGCGGGACGAGGTGCTGGAGAT
This DNA window, taken from Saccharothrix variisporea, encodes the following:
- a CDS encoding exodeoxyribonuclease III — its product is MLTVSTVNVNGLRAAAKKGYLEWLAATTADVVCIQEVRAEPGQLTDEVRAPEGWHTAHAHSELKGRNGVAVLTREAPQAVRIGFGAAEFEHSGRYVEVELADVVVGSLYLPSGDVGTPRQDEKERFMAAFLPYLVELREKAAADGREVVVCGDWNIAHREADLKAWKTNQKSSGFLPSERAWLTDVFSSGYVDVVRSLHPDVAGPYSWWSYRGKAFDNDSGWRIDYQVATEGLAARATSAVVERAATYGERWSDHAPVTVTYA
- a CDS encoding chorismate mutase, with amino-acid sequence MPESLDEVRAGIDAIDGQLVRLLAERQGLVKAAAAFKKDEDAVRAPDRVAQVIAKVRARAEEVGLAPEVAEAVWRAMIGAFIELELAEHRR